The following is a genomic window from Sedimenticola thiotaurini.
GGCGCTCCACCTGGGTGGAGCCGCAGGGGACGCACACCAGCACCCGGGGGCTGGGGCGGATCAGCTTGGCCTCATGTACCTTGTGGATGAAGTGCTGCAGCATCTTCTCGGTGACGGTGAAGTCGGCGATCACCCCATCTTTCATGGGCCGGATGGCGGTGATGTTGTTGGGGGTGCGGCCGAGCATGCGCTTCGCCTCTTCACCAACGGCTGCGACCGATTTGCCGCTGCCCGGGCCCCGGTCCTGGCGGATTGCCACAACGGAGGGTTCGTCGAGCACGATGCCTTGGCCACGTGCGTAAATCAGGGTATTGGCAGTCCCAAGATCGATCGACAAATCGTTGGAGAAAAGCCCGCGTATGCGTCTGAACATTGCGAAATTGATATCCCGTGAGGTGTGTCGTTAGTTGTTGCAGGGCACCGTTACCAGCGTGATGCCCCGGGAAAAAGACGTAATCTAGCAATCAGCAGGGGTATTGGGCAAGGCGATCCGCTGGAAAATATGCCTGTTTAGGGGCTTGTTTATCATTTATGCACCTGCACGCACGCTGTTAAATGTGTTAATTTCCCCCCCTTGCGTCATCCCGGTTGTGATCACCGGTACGGAGGAGGATCTGCCCGAGCAGGGCGCTGATCCCGAATTACGCCGTTGCCCAGTGTATCACGCTGCTACCATGCTCCGGGATCAACCGTCTGTATTGTCGAGGAAATCATGTCGCTGGAAAGATCCGATGTCGAGAAGATTGCCCACCTGGCCCGTCTTGCCGTGAGTGAGGAGGAGCTGGATGCAGTCACCTCTGATCTGTCAAATATTCTGCACCTGGTGGCGCAGATGGAATCGGTGGACACCACCGGGGTGGAGCCGATGGCCCATCCACTGCACATGGCCCAGCGACTGCGGGCAGATGAGGTGCGGGAGGTGGATCAGCGGGACAAGTTCCAGTCGATCGCACCGCTGACCGAAGATGGACTCTACCTGGTTCCCCGGGTGATAGAGTGAGTATAGTCTCCGCAACGCGGGCAAGTGTAAGAAATTGATGGGTAGAGTGCATGCATAACAAATCTATTTCCGAGTTGGCGCAGGGGCTGCGGGCCGGTGAGTTCACCAGCGTCGAACTCACCCGAT
Proteins encoded in this region:
- the gatC gene encoding Asp-tRNA(Asn)/Glu-tRNA(Gln) amidotransferase subunit GatC, whose amino-acid sequence is MSLERSDVEKIAHLARLAVSEEELDAVTSDLSNILHLVAQMESVDTTGVEPMAHPLHMAQRLRADEVREVDQRDKFQSIAPLTEDGLYLVPRVIE